A single genomic interval of Crocosphaera sp. UHCC 0190 harbors:
- a CDS encoding LamG-like jellyroll fold domain-containing protein: MTAVQTLTQQNLQSVLNFDGQDDYVEIRDPFENNTAFTISLWINPALLNSAFHGFIGKQGDAHRKPGMWICPSDKALHYDSYSTSDQRYSGVLKNFFESTQQWVHIAWVKEDTEYKIYRNGELFATEPAPTNFYTTNTSYWLGRVDNFFPGKMTEVRIWNKARSQGEIKKDMNHRLTGKEAGLMAYFPLNGDVFDQTNNNNNGTIHGASWTEENLDCLEPLKATVEIAEIVYKGHVKRTQSDEYIEIRNSGNGVADLSNWKVTSSGKDQIFAFPEGTSLAAGQIIRVYTNEVHQESGGFSFGSKTAIWNDKGDIGKVLDAEGNEVSSFSYGDQPKKEESVDTIKAELGISGLKINISESDIKQLMTPQIKVSFLDAFRSAMKSFMEDGNLGESPLSILHELPGEYGLSDNPNAQEMNEKMKELLNDCGMELLTDAEDPADEWAGKVMCDETGEQYGTNSYWIFKLSPSQFTDLNYAVVDKAGVKPTVNWGFS, translated from the coding sequence ATGACGGCTGTACAAACCCTAACGCAACAGAATTTACAATCAGTCTTAAATTTTGATGGACAAGATGACTATGTAGAAATTCGAGATCCTTTTGAAAATAATACAGCTTTTACGATTTCTCTTTGGATTAATCCTGCTCTTTTAAATTCTGCTTTCCATGGATTTATTGGGAAACAAGGAGATGCACATCGTAAACCTGGAATGTGGATATGTCCTAGTGATAAGGCACTACATTATGACTCCTATAGTACCTCCGATCAACGTTATTCTGGTGTATTAAAAAATTTCTTTGAAAGTACGCAACAATGGGTTCATATTGCCTGGGTAAAAGAGGATACTGAGTACAAAATCTATCGCAACGGAGAACTATTTGCAACTGAACCTGCACCCACCAATTTTTATACAACGAATACTAGCTATTGGTTAGGAAGAGTTGATAATTTTTTTCCTGGAAAAATGACAGAAGTTCGTATCTGGAATAAAGCCCGCAGCCAAGGGGAAATCAAAAAAGATATGAACCATCGTTTAACAGGCAAAGAAGCAGGCTTAATGGCTTATTTCCCCTTAAATGGTGATGTTTTTGATCAAACTAACAATAATAATAACGGAACGATTCACGGGGCAAGTTGGACAGAAGAAAACTTAGACTGTCTTGAACCTTTGAAGGCTACAGTAGAGATTGCGGAAATTGTTTACAAAGGCCATGTAAAACGGACTCAATCTGATGAATATATTGAGATTCGTAATAGTGGTAATGGTGTTGCTGACTTATCTAATTGGAAAGTTACCTCATCAGGAAAGGATCAAATCTTTGCATTTCCAGAAGGTACATCTTTAGCCGCAGGTCAAATTATTCGAGTTTATACTAACGAAGTTCATCAAGAATCAGGTGGTTTTAGTTTCGGCAGTAAAACGGCTATTTGGAACGATAAAGGTGACATCGGTAAAGTATTAGATGCTGAAGGAAATGAAGTATCTAGTTTTAGTTACGGTGATCAACCTAAAAAAGAAGAGTCTGTTGATACTATTAAAGCAGAATTAGGCATTTCTGGGTTAAAAATTAACATCAGTGAAAGCGATATTAAGCAGTTAATGACACCTCAAATTAAAGTCAGCTTTTTAGATGCTTTCCGCAGTGCCATGAAAAGCTTTATGGAAGATGGAAACTTAGGAGAAAGTCCCCTATCTATTCTTCACGAATTACCTGGAGAATATGGCTTATCCGATAACCCTAATGCCCAAGAAATGAATGAGAAAATGAAAGAATTACTCAATGATTGTGGCATGGAATTACTCACTGATGCAGAAGATCCTGCGGATGAATGGGCAGGTAAAGTGATGTGTGATGAAACAGGAGAACAATACGGAACTAATAGCTATTGGATCTTTAAATTATCTCCCTCTCAATTTACTGATCTTAACTATGCTGTGGTTGATAAAGCTGGAGTTAAACCTACCGTTAACTGGGGTTTCAGCTAA
- a CDS encoding branched-chain amino acid ABC transporter permease: MDNALLVQLIGISGYIIYITTSAAVYGIFALGLNLQWGFTGLINFGVVAFMTLGAYTTVLLTLTGFPFVLAILAGAVLAAILGLLIGLSTLRLREDYLAIVTIGVSELVRLVALNEEWLTKGALGLRQYPLPLNIEPSFPLKLSLIAILTLLGIYAGWTLYKSLASQWKQNKEIQGKSYQPRKPITLVIWGIIATALILLVYITGITALSYYTYKAGLMVLVLSVLAITYSGLEFLVHSPWGRILKAIREDEEIPKALGKNILWYKLQSFMLGGAIAGIAGAFFAWQLTAIYPDKFDPLITFNTWIIVVLGGSGSNAGTILGAIIFWAYDSLTRFILPQLGILSPSQAGYFRIMVIGLILMVLMVWRPQGILGKKEELTLGR; encoded by the coding sequence ATGGATAACGCCTTATTAGTTCAACTCATTGGCATTAGCGGTTACATTATTTATATCACCACCTCAGCAGCGGTATACGGTATTTTTGCCCTAGGACTAAATTTACAATGGGGTTTCACTGGACTCATTAACTTTGGCGTGGTTGCTTTCATGACCTTGGGAGCCTATACTACTGTTTTATTAACCCTCACAGGTTTTCCCTTCGTCCTTGCCATCTTAGCGGGTGCAGTTTTAGCAGCAATATTAGGGTTATTAATTGGACTTTCTACCTTACGTCTCAGGGAAGATTATCTTGCTATTGTTACGATTGGGGTATCAGAATTAGTTCGTTTAGTTGCGTTAAATGAAGAATGGTTGACTAAAGGTGCATTAGGATTAAGACAATATCCCCTTCCCTTGAATATTGAACCAAGTTTTCCCCTTAAATTAAGTCTCATTGCTATCTTAACTCTTTTAGGAATTTATGCAGGATGGACACTCTATAAAAGTCTTGCTTCTCAATGGAAACAAAATAAGGAAATTCAAGGTAAAAGTTATCAACCGAGAAAACCTATTACTTTAGTTATTTGGGGAATTATTGCCACCGCTTTAATCTTATTAGTGTATATTACAGGAATAACAGCCCTTTCTTATTATACCTATAAAGCCGGATTAATGGTGTTGGTTTTGTCTGTCTTAGCGATCACTTATAGTGGATTAGAATTTTTAGTTCATTCTCCTTGGGGACGCATTCTTAAAGCCATTCGAGAAGATGAAGAAATTCCCAAAGCTCTAGGCAAAAATATTTTATGGTATAAGTTACAATCTTTTATGTTAGGCGGTGCGATCGCCGGTATTGCAGGTGCTTTCTTTGCTTGGCAATTAACGGCAATTTATCCCGATAAATTTGATCCTCTAATTACTTTTAATACTTGGATTATTGTTGTTTTAGGTGGTTCAGGTAGTAATGCAGGTACAATTTTAGGAGCAATTATTTTTTGGGCTTATGATTCCTTAACGCGCTTTATATTACCTCAACTTGGTATTTTAAGTCCCAGTCAAGCTGGTTATTTTCGGATTATGGTAATTGGCTTAATTTTAATGGTCTTAATGGTTTGGCGACCTCAAGGAATTTTAGGTAAAAAAGAAGAATTAACCTTAGGTCGTTAA